One Streptomyces sp. NBC_01142 genomic window carries:
- a CDS encoding transposase, which yields MSGVITASEPSWIAPFTGLSPRSFGRLVTALRREGADPVRKGRPWGLPLEDRVLLVAAYWRTNLTMRQLAPLFGVSKSAADRIIDHLGPSLALQPRKRFRKDTVLIVDGTLVPTRDHSIAEQSKNYRYSTNHQVVIDADTRLVVVVGRPLPGNRNDCRAWEESGAKAAVGKAMTIADGGYPGTGLVMPHRRRKGEELPDWKQAHNKSHKQVRARVEHVFARMKTWKILRDCRLKGDGVHHAMLGIARLHNLNLAG from the coding sequence GGCGTCGGAGCCGTCCTGGATAGCCCCGTTCACCGGGCTGAGCCCGCGTTCCTTCGGCAGGTTGGTGACCGCACTGCGCCGCGAAGGTGCAGATCCGGTCCGTAAGGGCCGCCCGTGGGGACTTCCGCTGGAGGACCGGGTTCTGCTCGTCGCGGCCTACTGGCGCACGAACCTGACAATGCGCCAACTCGCTCCGCTCTTCGGTGTATCGAAGTCCGCGGCGGACCGCATCATCGACCACCTCGGCCCGTCGCTGGCGCTCCAGCCCCGCAAACGGTTCCGCAAGGACACCGTGCTCATCGTGGACGGCACCCTGGTGCCCACCCGCGACCACAGCATCGCCGAGCAGTCCAAGAACTACCGGTACTCCACGAACCACCAGGTCGTCATCGACGCCGATACCCGCCTGGTCGTCGTGGTCGGCCGGCCCTTGCCCGGCAACCGCAACGACTGCAGGGCGTGGGAGGAGTCCGGCGCGAAGGCCGCCGTCGGCAAGGCCATGACGATCGCCGACGGCGGCTATCCGGGCACCGGACTCGTCATGCCACACCGTCGGCGCAAAGGTGAAGAACTGCCTGACTGGAAGCAGGCCCACAACAAGTCCCACAAACAGGTTCGCGCCCGCGTGGAGCACGTTTTTGCCCGCATGAAGACCTGGAAGATCCTCCGCGACTGCCGCCTCAAGGGCGATGGCGTCCACCACGCCATGCTCGGAATCGCCCGCCTCCACAACCTCAACCTCGCCGGATAG